The proteins below come from a single Rosa rugosa chromosome 2, drRosRugo1.1, whole genome shotgun sequence genomic window:
- the LOC133732554 gene encoding UDP-glycosyltransferase 43-like, whose protein sequence is MSKSEVVFISTPGSIGNLVPLVEFAQLLVNHDPRFHATILTITMPQRPAINTYIQSRAAASATSINFLHLPIVDPLAEDENQSYLAYLSLLIEKHKPHVKHAIADLMSSAESNRVVAFFVDMFCTSMIDVANELEIPCYMYFASPATFLSFMFHIPVLDAEISDDFGDLDTELTIPGFANSTVLPTALLSKKGDTYPCYLSHTARYKEPKGIVVNTFKELEPHALSSLSTSHVPRVHAIGPVVDLNGPAQWQDPDLYESVVKWLDDQPPSSVVLLCFGSMGSLSGPQVREIAFGLERAGFRFLWALREPPKSAMYLPSDPANVDEVLPHGFLERTCKLGLVCGWVPQVKILAHQAIGGFVSHCGWNSILESLWYGVPIATWPIYAEQQMNAFEMVKELGLAVEIRLDYREGSDLVSAEEVERSIKSLMDGDHVVRTKVKDMREKSRGALMENGSAYKALEGLIEELMPKI, encoded by the coding sequence ATGAGCAAATCGGAGGTGGTGTTCATCTCAACCCCCGGATCAATCGGAAACCTAGTCCCACTGGTCGAGTTCGCTCAGCTTCTAGTCAACCATGACCCTCGATTCCACGCCACCATCCTCACCATCACCATGCCCCAAAGACCCGCCATCAATACTTACATCCAATCTCGCGCCGCCGCGTCAGCCACCAGCATCAACTTCCTCCACCTTCCCATTGTAGACCCACTTGCAGAGGATGAGAACCAGTCCTATCTCGCCTACCTTTCCCTACTCATTGAAAAACACAAGCCCCACGTAAAGCATGCTATAGCTGACCTCATGTCCTCTGCCGAGTCGAACCGAGTTGTTGCGTTTTTCGTGGACATGTTTTGTACGTCCATGATCGACGTTGCCAACGAGCTTGAGATTCCTTGTTATATGTATTtcgcttctccggcgacgtttCTGAGCTTCATGTTTCATATTCCTGTCTTGGACGCCGAAATCTCCGACGACTTTGGCGATTTGGATACTGAGTTGACTATACCGGGTTTTGCTAACTCCACCGTGCTGCCTACGGCGCTGTTGAGTAAGAAGGGGGATACGTACCCTTGCTATTTATCCCATACGGCAAGGTACAAGGAACCCAAGGGTATTGTTGTCAATACGTTCAAGGAATTGGAGCCACACGCGCTTAGCTCGTTGTCTACGAGTCACGTGCCGCGAGTTCACGCTATTGGGCCGGTTGTTGATCTTAATGGGCCGGCCCAATGGCAGGATCCCGACCTGTATGAGAGCGTGGTGAAGTGGCTCGATGACCAGCCTCCGTCGTCTGTGGTGCTGTTGTGCTTTGGGAGCATGGGGAGTCTTAGTGGGCCTCAGGTGAGGGAGATAGCATTTGGGCTGGAAAGGGCTGGGTTTCGGTTCTTATGGGCATTGCGTGAACCGCCCAAGTCCGCTATGTACCTCCCAAGCGATCCCGCAAACGTAGACGAGGTATTGCCACACGGGTTTTTAGAACGGACATGCAAATTGGGCTTAGTGTGCGGGTGGGTTCCGCAAGTGAAGATTCTGGCCCACCAAGCGATCGGAGGGTTCGTATCGCATTGCGGGTGGAACTCTATTTTGGAGAGCTTGTGGTATGGGGTACCGATTGCCACTTGGCCGATTTACGCAGAACAACAAATGAACGCGTTTGAGATGGTGAAGGAATTGGGATTGGCAGTGGAGATTAGGCTGGACTATAGGGAGGGAAGTGATTTGGTGTCGGCGGAGGAGGTGGAGAGAAGCATAAAGAGCTTGATGGACGGTGATCATGTCGTGAGGACTAAGGTGAAAGACATGAGAGAGAAGAGTAGGGGAGCATTGATGGAAAATGGGTCTGCATACAAAGCACTAGAAGGTTTAATTGAGGAGCTAATGCCCAAGATTTGA